From a region of the Streptomyces caniferus genome:
- a CDS encoding NADH-quinone oxidoreductase subunit M — protein sequence MSFPLLTAVAVVPALGAIATAALPAAKRTAAKWLALLFSLGTFALALVVAFRFDPGAKGPFQLTESHAWISDFGVRYELGVDGIAVALIALTTLLIPFIILAGWHDADPLETASDSGSATGTPRRYSWRPTQGFFALVLAVEAMVVLSFEATDVFLFYLFFEAMLIPMYFLIGGFGDRAGGDGEERSANRRSSAAVKFLLYNLLGGLIMLAAVIGLYAVTADQLGTGTFSLQQIVEARAAGKLDIATGTERLLFLGFFFAFAVKAPLWPLHTWLPGAMGESTSPVAVLITAVVDKVGTFAMLRFCLQLFPEASSWATPVILVLALISVLYGALLAVAQQDIKRLIAYASISHFGFIILGIFAMTSQGQSGATLYMVNHGISTAALMLVAGFLISRRGSRLIADYGGVQKVAPVLAGTFLIGGLATLSLPGLAPFVSEFLVLVGTFSRYPVIGIIATLGIVLAALYVLVLYQRTMTGPVKPEVRSMPDLRVRELVVVAPLVVLLLFLGVYPKPLTDLVNPAVDHTLSVVDKKDPKPTVQVDAVPGGGRAGQAVQDQDREAAK from the coding sequence ATGTCGTTTCCCCTGCTGACGGCGGTGGCCGTGGTGCCGGCGCTCGGTGCGATCGCCACCGCCGCGCTGCCCGCCGCCAAGCGCACCGCGGCCAAATGGCTCGCGCTGCTGTTCTCGCTGGGCACCTTCGCGCTGGCGCTGGTGGTCGCGTTCCGCTTCGACCCCGGCGCCAAGGGCCCCTTCCAGCTCACCGAGTCGCACGCCTGGATCAGCGACTTCGGCGTCCGCTACGAACTCGGCGTGGACGGCATCGCGGTCGCCCTGATCGCGCTGACCACCCTGCTGATCCCCTTCATCATCCTGGCCGGCTGGCATGACGCCGACCCCCTGGAGACAGCGTCCGACAGTGGCTCCGCCACGGGCACGCCCCGCCGCTACAGCTGGCGGCCCACCCAGGGCTTCTTCGCGCTGGTCCTGGCCGTCGAGGCGATGGTGGTGCTCTCCTTCGAGGCCACCGACGTCTTCCTCTTCTACCTCTTCTTCGAAGCCATGCTGATCCCGATGTACTTCCTCATCGGCGGCTTCGGGGACCGGGCGGGCGGGGACGGCGAGGAGCGGTCCGCGAACCGGCGGTCGTCCGCCGCGGTGAAGTTCCTGCTCTACAACCTCCTCGGCGGACTGATCATGCTGGCCGCGGTGATCGGGCTCTACGCCGTCACCGCCGACCAGCTCGGCACCGGCACCTTCTCGCTGCAGCAGATCGTCGAGGCGCGGGCGGCCGGCAAGCTGGACATCGCCACCGGCACCGAACGGCTGCTCTTCCTCGGCTTCTTCTTCGCCTTCGCGGTGAAGGCGCCGCTGTGGCCGCTGCACACCTGGCTGCCGGGCGCGATGGGCGAGTCGACGTCACCGGTCGCGGTGCTGATCACCGCGGTGGTCGACAAGGTCGGCACGTTCGCGATGCTCCGCTTCTGCCTCCAGCTCTTCCCCGAGGCCAGCAGCTGGGCCACCCCGGTCATCCTCGTCCTCGCGCTGATCAGCGTGCTGTACGGCGCGCTGCTGGCGGTCGCCCAGCAGGACATCAAGCGTCTGATCGCCTACGCCTCGATCTCCCACTTCGGCTTCATCATCCTGGGCATCTTCGCGATGACGTCCCAGGGCCAGAGCGGCGCGACGCTCTACATGGTCAACCACGGCATCTCCACCGCCGCGCTGATGCTGGTCGCCGGCTTCCTGATCAGCCGCCGCGGCTCCCGGCTCATCGCGGACTACGGCGGCGTCCAGAAGGTCGCCCCGGTCCTCGCCGGCACCTTCCTCATCGGCGGTCTGGCCACCCTCTCGCTGCCCGGCCTGGCGCCGTTCGTCAGCGAATTCCTGGTCCTGGTGGGCACGTTCAGCCGCTATCCGGTGATCGGCATCATCGCCACCCTCGGCATCGTCCTCGCCGCGCTGTACGTCCTCGTCCTCTACCAGCGGACGATGACCGGTCCGGTGAAGCCCGAGGTCAGGAGCATGCCGGACCTCCGGGTGCGGGAGCTGGTGGTGGTGGCGCCGCTGGTCGTGCTCCTGCTGTTCCTCGGGGTGTATCCCAAGCCGCTCACCGACCTGGTCAACCCGGCGGTCGACCACACCCTGTCCGTCGTGGACAAGAAGGACCCCAAGCCCACTGTGCAGGTGGATGCCGTGCCCGGTGGAGGCCGGGCCGGCCAGGCCGTGCAGGATCAAGACCGGGAGGCCGCGAAGTGA